CCACATTCAACGATGGATTAAATATTTCACAGATACCGGTCATGAAGTACACATAATATCAGATAGTTCCAATGATAAAATTAACATTGAAAACGTAATATTCCATCAACTTAAAAATATCAATTCAAATAGAAACACGGTGACGTTCTATATAACCTTGATAATCAATATTGTATATGTTAATTATCTAATAAAGAGTATTAAGCCAGACATTCTCCATGCACATTATGTTATATACTACGGGTTTTATGGAGTTTTAACTTCTTTTCATCCTTTAATCATATCTGTTTGGGGTAGCGATGTTTTAAAAGTGCCAGATGAGTCCATAATAGCAAAGTACATAATTCGTTATACTCTTAAAGGTGCAGATAAGATCACTACTACTGCTGAATTTATGAGAGATCACCTATTTGATAACTTTAAACTAGCAAAAGAAAAAATCATTAGAATTCCATGGGGAATAAATACCAACATTTTTTATCAAAGGTACAGTTCTAAAGAAAAAGAATTAAAAGAATATTTAGAAATAGGAGATGCTGAAACAGTTGTTATCAGCAACAGGAGCATGGCCCCACAATATAATATTGATAAAATTATTGAAGCTATCCCTTATGTTCTAAAATCAAATTCCAATACTGTTTTTGTGTTTATAAAGGGTTACGGTACCACTAATTTTGAAAAAAAAATGAGATTGAAGGCTCGAAAATTAAATATCACAAACAACATTCGTTTTATTTCAAAGAATATAACACCTAAAGAAATGGCTACCTATCTTAACATTTCCAACATGTTCATTTCAATAACAAAAACAGATCAATTTGCAAGTAGCATTATGGAAGGAATGGCATGTGGATTGGTCCCTATTGTAAGTAATATTAATGTTTACCACCAATATCTATCAGATAATAGTAATGCACTATTTGTTAATCCAGATAATCCACAGGATTTAGCGGAAAAAATAATTTATTGTATTAATAATCCTGAAATAAAGGAGAATTTTTATAAAATAAACAAAGAAATCATTGAAAAACATGAAAATTGGGATAAAAATGCTCGAAAGATGGAAAAATTATATGAAGAAATGCTAAAAGAAGGAGAAGTTAAAGATGAAATGGAAAATCCCATTGTTCAAAATATATCAGGATGATGATGATATCCAAAGTGTAACAAATATTATCAAGAATGGTTCTCATTGGGCAGATGGAAGAGAAATCCAGCTATTTGAAAATGAAATTTCCCAGTATCTTGGAAGAAAATACGCTGTGACATTTAATTCTGGAACTTCAGCTCTGCATACTCTCCTTTTAGCTCATGGTATTAAAAATAACGATGAAATAATAGTTCCATCTTTTACATTTATCTCAACGGCTAATGCTCCTCTTTTTGTTAAAGCAAAACCTGTTTTTGCAGAAATTGAAGATAAAACATATGGATTAGATCCTGAAGATGTTAAAGAAAAAATTAATCCCAAAACTAAAGCAATTATCCCTATTCATTATGGGGGTAGCCCCTGTTTAATACGTGAATTAAAAGAGATTGCTGATGATTATAATGTTTTACTCATAGAAGATACTGCAGAATCACTTGGGGCAAAAATAAAAGATAAAAAATTAGGGAGCTTTGGAGATTCCGCCATACTTAGTTTTTGCCAGAATAAAGTAATTTCTACAGGTGAAGGAGGGGCAGTTGTAACAGATTCAAAAGAAATCTATGACAAATTAAAATTAATAAGATCACACGGAAGGTTAGATGCTCAAGATTACTTCTCTTCAACCAATTACATGGATTACATAACTTTGGGATACAATTTTAGAATGCCTACCATGTGTGCAGCACTGGGTTTATCACAGCTAAAGAAAATAGACTCTATAATTAAAATGAGAAGGAGTAATTCATCCTATTTAACAAAAAAATTGTCAAAAAATGGCATAACTATACCAAAAAGTCCATCAGATTATTATAATGTTCATCAACTATTTACAATAAGGATTGAAGAACAAAGGGATGAGTTAATGGAATATATGTCAAATAAAGGTATAATGACTAAAGTATATTTTTCTCCAGTTCATTTAACTCATTTTTATCAAAAAAAGTTGGGATATAAAATTGGAGATTTGCCTGTTACTGAGAAGGTATCCAATCAAGTACTGTCTTTGCCAATGTATCCCACATTGACAAAAAGAGAAATGGATTATATTGCCGAAAATATTGAAAAATTTTTGAAGGTAAAATAATGAAGGACAAATTAAGGAAAAAGACTGTTTTAGTTACTGGTGGAACAGGATCAATAGGTACAGAGATAGTCAAACAAGTTCTAAGTTATGATGCATCCAAAGTCATAGTTTTCAGCAGAGATGAAATAAAACACTTTTCATTAAAGAAAAATTTAACAGATGATCGACTTGAAACCGTCATTGGAGATGTAAGAGACTATCGTAGCGTTCAGCGAGTATTTAATGATTTTGATATCGACCTCATTTACCATGCAGCTGCAATGAAACACGTTGTTGTATGCGAAGATTTTCCAATAGAAAGTGTCCGAACTAATGTTTTAGGAACACAAAATATGGTAGACCTGGCAACAAAGTACGGAATCCCAAAGATGATCAACATCAGCACAGATAAATCAGCGTATCCTGTTAACGTGATGGGTGCAACTAAATTTATTGCAGAAAGAATCGTACTTAATGCAAATTTTTCTTGTGTTAGATTTGGTAATGTTGCTAACTCTCATGGTTCAGTAATTCCCATCCTCCTAGAGAATCTTTTAAACGGGAAACCAATAAACATAACTAATCCCAATGCAACCCGATTTATTATGGAAATTCCGGATGCAGTCAATCTTGTAATGGAAGCTACCAAATATGCTCAGGGTGGAGACCTATTTATTCTAAAAATGAAGGCATTTAAACTAGGAGACTTGCTAGATGTAATTTTGCATAAGATCGCTCCAAGATTGAATATACCCGAGGAAAATATTAAAGTAAATATGATTGGTCTGGTTGATGGTGAGAAACTTCATGAAGGTTTGGTTAACAGTACAGAATCCCAATTTCTCTTCGAGCTAAACAACACTTATGTAATTTTAAAAGACAAAGAAAAAGCCCTAAAATATGAAGATACAAGAAAAATAAATTCATTTAAATACACTTCCAATGAGGTGGATTTAATTTCAAAAAGCGAAATAGAGAAGATTGTAATTAATTACTTTAAAAAAGACAGTATGAGGGAGAAATTATGGGAATATCTAACAAATTACTCCAAAAAATATGTTGTCCAACATGCAACGGAGATTTATTAAGTGACGAATTAAACATGCTTCAGTGTAATGACTGTGGAAAATTGTTCCAAATCATCAATGGTATACCCTTATTTACAAATGAAAAATCAGCATATGACAATTTATATAATCAAATCGACTTTCATAAACATCCATTTGGGCATAATATAGATTATGCTGCCTGGAGAAAGGGAAAAATAAATAAAGAAATTGTAAAGTACTTAGAAAAAGGATCAGTTTTAGATGATGGAGGGGGGTATGGTTATTTAAAAGAATTTCTTGGAAAGGAAAATACATATTACAATATGGAGTACAGCTATGAAATACTGAATTATGATACCAGCCATTTAAAATCTGTCGGAAAAGGAGAAGAATTACCATTCAAGGATGCTATTTTTGATAATATAGTAAGCGGCGATGTACTTGAACACGTGTATAACAAAGTAAAATACCTTGAGGAAACATACAGGGTGTTAAAACCTGGAGGAATATTTATTTTAAATACACCACGAACAGAATGGATTGAATCTTATAAAAAATCTATCTGGTTTTGGATTCCTTATTTGGGCCATGTAACAAACAGAATCAAATACCTGTTTAGAGATAAAATAAATTTAAAAACTCCAGAAGGCGTTGTTGACATACCCAGCAATGAAGTATGGTTACGTAATAAATTAGAAACGATTGGTTATCAAATAATTGTCCAGAAACGAACTGATAACCATCTTCCAGGCCTTTCCAATAAATTCTGGAGAAAGTTCGCAGATGCATTTATAAATCCAGAAAAGATGGGGCATTGTGTCTTTTTTGTTTGTAAAAAAGAGTGAATATGGAGGATAAATATTGACAAACGAAAACACATGTGAAAATTTAAAAGATAAACTAAAGAAGTGTGGAAACAACGTTAAAATATACCCTCTTTCAAAGATTATAAGGCCCGAAGTCATAGAAATAGGAAATAATTCAATGATTGATGATTTTAGCTTCATAAATGGAGGTAAAAGGATTAAAATTGGCAAATATGTCCATATTGCATCTTTTGTAAGTATTATTGGTGGTGGAGAACTAAAACTAGGTGATTATACTGTTTTAGCATGCGGTTCTAGAATATTGACTGGAACTGATACATATCACGGGGGAAAAAGAATGTCTACAGCATTGCCACTTGAACAAAGAAATGTAATTAGAGGTAAAGTTGAAATAAAAAAGGATGCATTCGTTGGGACCAATGCAGTTATTCATCCCAATGTGAAGATTGGAGAAGGGGCAGTAATTGGCAGTTGCAGCCTTGTAACTAAAGATATTGAACCATGGAGTATTAACGTTGGAGTCCCCTGTAAAAAGATAGGATACAGGCCTGATGTTACTGTTGAAGATATATAACTTACATTTGTAGAATGGTATCATGAATTTAAAAACATTATTCCTTCGTTATATGGGTAAGATACCCGATCGAGCCGAAAGATTAGAAAGTTACATAGACAATTTCAAAAAAATGGGCGTAAAAATTGGAAAAAATGTGGATATGTATGAGGTTTCAATAGACAGCCTATTTCCATTTCTAGTTGAAATAGGAAATAACTGTATAATAACAGGAGGAACTAAAATATTAGCCCATGATGCTTCTTTGAGTCTATTCACAAATCAATACAAGGTAGGTAAAGTTACAATTCATGATAACGTATTCATCGGAATGGACGCCGTTATAATGCCTGGTGTTGAAATTGGGCCAAATGTTATAATTGGAGCTAACTCGGTCATTACAAAGACAGTTCCTCCAGATTCAGTTGTAGCAGGAGCGCCCGCAAGGCATATATGCACTATTGACGAATTTTTGGATAAACACAAACCTGAAATACACCATAATACCGAAATCATCATAGTTGACTCTCCAAAACTAAGTAACGATCAAGAAGTAATAAAGTTTAGGAAATATGTTAAAAACATAGTAAACCAATAAAAATTTAATTATATCAATTTCTAAGCTAATATAAGTATTTATATATTAAAATATGGAATTTAAACTGTTTATAGATTAAATAGTAATTGATAAAACCATTCTGTATTTATAAATAATTATTAGGCGAACTAAATGAAATTTATAAAAAACGTCCTTTTAACATTTTCTGTCCAGTTAATAGCAGTGATCTTGGGAATAATTATTTCAGTCATTTTAGCTAGAACGCTTGGACCAGAAAAAGTAGGGATATATTCAATAGTCATACTGATATTCACACTTTTAAGTACATTTGGAAACCTTGGAATTGCTATATCCAATACATATTATGGTGTAAAAAAAAGATATACCTGGAGTGAAATAGCTTCAAACTCATTGATATCATCATTTTTGCTTGGAATAATCATTCTAGCAGCCCTTTTACTATTTTATTATTTCAATCCATCACCATTTGAAAACCTCGATCCAGGTCTTTTATTAATAGCTTCGATAACGATGCCTTTCATCCTTTTAATGTTATATTTCCAAAATATTTTATTGGGTCAAAACAGGATAGAAGAGTACAACTTTACAAATATCACCCAAAGCATCATCTACCTATCACTGATTGTTATACTCATTTTAGTTGTACATGGAGATTTAGGGGCAGTAATTGCTTCATGGACTGTATCCTATGTAACTGCATCCATTATACCTGTAATACTGGTTTATAGATCTACGAAATTTAAATTACATTTTAATTTAAACCTTTTCAGTAAAAGCGTGAAATTTGGTTTACAAAGCTATTTGGGTAATGTAATCCAGTTTTTTAATTACAGGATAGACATGTTCTTAATTGAGATACTATTAAACTTTACAAGTGTCGGTTACTATTCTATATCAGTCGGGCTTGCAGAATCATTATGGTACTTGCCCAGTGCTGTAGGTACCATGGTATTTGCAAGAACTCCTGGTTTAAGTGAAAAAGAAAGGAATAAATCAACTCCTCAAGTTTGCCGTAACACATTGTTTGTAACTATAATACTTGCTACAGTTCTATTTTTTACCGGGAAATATATAATATTAATTTTGTTTGGTTTGCAATATTTGCCAGCACTTACACCTTTATGGGCACTTATTCCAGGAATAATTGCTTTAAGTATCTGTAAAGTTTTGAGCAATGAAATAACAGGTCGTGGAAAGCCATTAATAATTACTTATGCATCTGTTATATCTTTAATTGTTAATATTCCCCTGAATATAATTTTTATCCCACAAATGGGAATTACAGGGTCTGCTTTAGCTTCCAGCATATCTTACACTGCTGCTACATTAATAGTTTTAGCAAAATTCATTAAAATATCAAATAGCACAATTTCGGAAACATTAATTATAAAAAAACAGGACATTAAGCTTTATAATGAATTTTTATTGAAAATAGGAGAAGTTGTCCAAATTAGATTTAAAAAATTATTTCAAAATATTAATTCTTATTTTATTTAATTTTTCTTCGTGATGATAAATAACCAAGCATTTTTCTTATTCACTGTTAAAAACATTTACACAATTTTAAATATAAATAAGGTATTAATATATCAACTACCCTCTCCAAAAAAGAGCCTTAAAAAGATCTCAAATGATGCAATATGAAGTATTTTCAAAGCATTGTCCCCTTCTCCTTTTTCATGCTCAGATATTAACTTTTGAATATATTTTTGATTTAAATATTTTTTTGAGACTGTTTTTTCAGTCAGTAACAATTCTTTAAAATAATTTTTCCAATTTTCATTGACTCTAAACCACTGGCTAAAATTAAGGTAACCTCTTTTATTTGGAAGGAAAATTTTTCCAGGGAATAATCTATTAATTAGCATCTTCAACCCTTCTTTTTTTAGGTGATAGTAACTTCCCAATGCCCATAAAATTAAGGGGTAATCCGCCCGGACCATTGTTAAATTATAATGAATTTTAGACAATTCAGGTGAAAGTTTAATTAAAAATTTACGGTATAACCTGTGATAAAAACGTGATTCAGGAGGTATTTTTGATATTAATTCCATCAGATTATTATCATATGTAGGTACAGAATTTTCCATTATGGTCCTAATTAGTACATGAGACATTAAAACATATCTCCTAACTCGATTTTTAAGGAGGAATATATCCGAATGGTTTGCTTTATCCTTTTCATTAATCCTGTTAAATTCTTTTTTAAAACTGTCTAAGCTTTTATAATCATTATAACCTTTAATTAACAGTTCATCTAGTTCATGATCATTGAAGAGTGTTGTTATTTCAACCAATAGATTTAATATGTTCACGTTGCTTTCACTATTAATCATTTTTTTATCCAGAAGAGATCCTAAATAACTTCCCCCTAAAGTTAAATCTAAAGCAAGACCATCAAATATTACATCAATCTTATCTTTCATAATCTTAAAAAGAGGAATAATATAACTGTAACCTATATAAACCAGCCCATCAGAGTAATATACCATATTTTGAGCATTTTCGATAATCATCTCAGGAGTAATATCTAATGTATTGATGTTTAAGCCTACTTTTTTAGAAACCTTTTTTGCGATTTTAGCCTCATCACAATCTTCAGGGCCAAATGTAAAGAGTATAACTTCCTTTCGTTTATCTATGTCCATTGCAGCCAAAATAACCCTTGAATCTAATCCTCCACTTAAAGATAAACCGTAACTATAATCATTTTCCATTCGGGTTTCAACAGCATTCTTCATGGTTGATATAAGTTCTTCAATAAATTCATCTTCAGATTTACTGTAATCCGGTTCATAATCATAGTCCCAGTATTGATCAATGGATAAGTCTTTACCATCATAAACCATAATTGATGCAGGGGGTAAAAGATAAATATCTTCAAAAAATGTTCTATCACCTAAAATAGTGCTAAAATTAAACCAGTCAATTACAGATTCATATTTTAATTTCTTTTTAAGTTGAGGATATTCCAGTATTGCTTTTACCTCAGAGGCAAAGATAAAAGTTTCCCTAAAGAAATAATATAACGGCCTAAGACCATATCTATCATTAAAAATAAATAATTTCTCTTTTTTAAGATCTAATATAATAAAAACAAATGATCCATTCAATTTTTTAACGAATTCTTTACCATATTTTTCAAAAGAATATAAACAGTATTCAGCATCATTTTTGTATTTAAACCGGTATCCATCATATTCTAACTTTTCCATATCTTCATTGTAATCATATATTTTTCCATCAAAAAAAATGCATAAAGAACCATCACTGTTAAAAACAGGTTGTTTTTCTGGATTGAAAGTATCAAGATGTACTCTAGCTAACTCAAAAGAGGAATTAATGTACTTATCTACCTTATAAAAGCTTTCATGCATTATTGAATCTATCATTTTTTCTATGATGTTTTCATTTGTTTCTTTTATAGAATTTTTATGGATGAAACCCAGTAATCCCGGCATATTCTCACCTGCGGTATATCGCCGAATTTATTAATGATTTAAATATATAGACATCTTCTTCTGTAATAAAAATTTTAAATATCCCTATTAAATAAAGTGTCAAAATTATAGAGCCTACTATAACTGTACTTAAAAATAATGTCCCTGCTTTAAATAATATTAAAGCAAAAATAACTACCCCCATCATCTTCAAAAACCAGTTGACATCTACTTTAATTGATAAATGTTTAACAGTGAAAAATAGATTAAGAAAAGCGCCGCCTGACAAAGATATCATAGATGATATCGCTGCCCCCATTATATCAAAGTGAGGAATCAGTATAATATCTAAAATAACATTTATTGACATCATTAAAGCGGTTATCTTAAAGGTTAAATTTGCTTTTCCTATACTAATTAATGCCCCACTTATCGGTTGAGCAATACTCCCCCTTATTACCGTCCCTATAAGTAATATCTGCAAAGGAATGACGGCATAAAGATAGTTAGATTTATACAATATATTTATTATATCCGTTGCAAAAAATCCAACCATTAATCCTAAAAATACTAAAATAACTGTAGAATATTTCATAGTTTTATCCATCATCGTATTAATTGCGGTTTTATTGTTCTTTCCCCAATATTCAGATGTGGCAGGATAAGTTATTTTTTGTATAGATAGAGGAATTATCCAAAAGAAATTGCTCAAACCAACAGCTACACTATAAAAACCTACAGATGATGAAATTAAAAGAATCCCCACTAAAATAATGTCCATCTGATTGTTTATTTCATTTAATGCACTTGTTGACAAAATTCTAGCACCGTAATTCAACAATATTTTTGTTGTCTCTTTATATAGTTTAAATGTAAATTCAAAATAGTTTCTACAGCAGGTGATTAAAAAAATACTTAAAATAATAGAAGATACTAAAATTCCAATTACTGCACCTGTACTTCCCCACCCGTTGTAAACAAAAAATACAGTTATGATGGTCATGGCAATATTTTGAACAATGATGCCAATGCCATACAATTTCATTTTTCTCAAACCATTTAAAAAGGACAATAAAACATTATTTAAAAGAGTAAATGGAAATGAAAACACCAGTATTTTTATCAAAATCTCCAGTTTTGGCATTTTAAATACATAAGCAATTAATCCTGAAGAAAAATAAAATAGAAAGATAAAAATTATTCCCAGAATTATACAGGTTATTATACTTGAAGATGTGTACTGATCAATTTTAAATTTATCATCTTTGTATTCGGCCAAATATTTTATCATTGCAGGAGGAATACCAATTGCACAAATCAGTGTGGCAATGGAATTGAATGTTAATGCTTCTCTATATACTCCTAAATCACCAGGTCCAAGATATCTAGCTAAAAAGATTGATAATACAAAACCTATTATAGTTATAAGCATGGTTGCAAGGAAGGTTACACCGACATCAAAAACAAATTTTTTTGTTTCATTCATTTAATCACAATTTAATATCACTAAAATTCATTTTAAGCTTGCAAACTTAGTTTTTTTTAATAATAATATTAAAAACATCCGAAAACCTTTTGGCCATCTCCTTATGACTGTATTTATCTATTTCTTCAGAAATTCCATTATAACTAACTTTTCCACTGGATTTAAATTCAGAATATGCCCTAAATATTTCTTCTTTTATTTCATCTATATCATTTAAACTAGTACCTGCACTAGTTTTTGCAAGTAATTCATCGACTACTCCCCCTTTGTAACCTATAGAAATTATTGGCCTTTTTGAAGCAAGATATTCAAAAATTTTACCTGTAAAAACTCCTTCTTCATGGGGATTATCCCACATCAATAATAACAACATTTGAGATCTCCATTCCCTTTTAATTACTTCATCTCTTGGAATAGGCCCATGTATATTAACTATATCCACTATATCATGCTTTTCTACCATTTCCCTAAGCAGATCCTCATCAGGCCCAAAAAAATTAATTTCAAAATCAGTTATATTTATCTTATTTTCCAGATTTAATTGCTTAATTGCATCAAATAGAATTCCAGGATCTCTTTTGCCATTCCATAAGCCTCCAGCATAAGTTATACTGAATTTTTCTGTTAAAGGAATTCCTGGATTGACATTCTCTGGATCAAAACCATTTGGAATTATAAATATATCTTCATGAGCTTTATGTAACTTTCTCAAAATTTTAGCTAAAGGTTTAGAAACTATTATTAAACAATTGGCTTTGGTTAATGTTTTTATTTCTAGCCGTTTTTCCAATAATTTGCGTGGAAAAAAATTACTATAACTATAATAACTATATTGTGTCCATAAATCACGCATATCTGCTACCCATGGGATTCCATGCTTTTCTTTTAAACTTTTAGCAATTGAATGGGGAGTTACTGGAGGAAAAGAGCTAACTATTACATCCACATCTTGATTTTTCAGCAGATCATCTGCGGCCTGCATCGCTGGATAATACCAGTACTTTTGTATATCAGGATATAAAAAAAATGCATCCCATAGATATCGGATAATCTTTATAACTAAATTACTGTTCTCATTTACATTCTTAAGTAGGCCAGGTAATTTTTTTATATAGTAACTATCATCATAAGGCACAGTTACTACCTTAAATTTATTTAATTCTGGAGATGGTTTATTTGTCAATACAATAGGTTCCCATCCAAAATAAGGCAAATATTTAATAAGTCCTCCCATCCGAATTGTACCTACAACGGCACCGTGCTTATAATGGATTATTAAAACTTTCATATTAGTATTTTATCAATCATGACATAAATTATTATGGTAATTTAATATAATAATATATTTAAGCTAATTTATTCGAAGTATATGACTAAAAATTAGAAATATCAGTTAAATCACCTAAAAAATGCAAAAATTTAAATTAACAATGTAAAATTAGACTATATAACCTTAAATTACATTCTAAAATATATATACAATCCAAAAATAAGTAATTGATATAATTAAATAACTAAGAGGGATAAATAAACAATTATATTCTTAATTAAACATAGATTTATTTTTTTAAGTTTTATAAAGTTAAATTATAATTATATTTATTTTTATACAACGTGAATTAAAATTTAACGCTTTTTAAGTTTTTAAATTGAATTAAATTATTTAAATTTACACCTAATTAAAAAAAATATTCTTTTTTTTATATTAAAAAAATTTATATATTTTAATATACTAATAATATAATAATAACTATTAATAATAATTAAAAAATAGATTTACAGTCATCCCATAGGAAGAATTATTATAAAAATCATTAAAATTGCAATTTTAGACATTAAAACTGCCATAAAATCACTAAAAACGTTATAAGCTGTTAATATGGGATTAAAACAATTTAAAAAAATAAATAAAACTCTTAAATCTAGTATAAACTTAAAATAGTCAAAATTTAAAAAATACATAATTCTAAAATTTATAATGATACCTCGAGAGTATAAAGTTGATAAAATGAATTGTAAAATATGTAATAATTCTCAAAATAATAAAATTTACAAAATTAAAGAGATGATGTTCAACTCAGGAGAATCTTTCGAGTATTTAGAATGTTCACACTGTGGTTGCCTCCAAATAACTCATGTGCCACCAAATATAGAAAAATACTATTCTGGAAAATATTATTCATTCAAAAGAAATTATAACAAATTTTTGAAACACACACTAACCACCAAAAGAGATGAATATGCGTTATTTAAAAAAAATTTTTTAGGTAAACTACTTTATAAGAGATATCCCCACGATTTATTGTTTAACATTGGCAAATGTAACCTAAAATATGATTCAAAAATATTAGATGTCGGTTGTGGCTCAGGTAACCTTTTATACTCCTTAAAAAATGCAGGATTTGGAAATTTAGTTGGTATTGATCCTTATTTGAAAAAAGAAATTACATCTCCCCGTCTTAAAATCGTTAAAAAAGAGATTCAAGAGATGTCTGAAAAATTTGATTTAATTATATTCAGCCATTCACTAGAACATATGGACAAACACGCCGAGATAATACAAAAAATTTCAAATATTTTAAATGATGGAGGTTACTGCATCGTTAGTATGCCCCTAAAAACAGATTACATCTGGGATTTATACGGCACTAATTGGGTCCAGATAGATGCTCCACGCCATATCCTTATTCACAGCTTTAAAAGTTTTAGTACAATAATAAAAAATGCCAATTTGAATGTAAAAAGTGTAGAATTTAACTCTAACGAATTTTTATTTTGGGGTAGTGAACAGTATAAAAGGAATATTCATTTAGAAGCTGAAAATTCCTATGCAAATAACCCTAAAGGAAGTATTTTTACAGGAAAACAAATCAAAGAATTCAAAGATAATGCAGATAATTTAAATAAAAGAAATTCAGGGGATCAGGCAATTTTTATTTTGGAGCAATGAATATGAGCTCAAAAGTGTCCATTATCATCCTTAACTGGAACGGATGGAAAGATACTATAGAATGTTTAGAATCTCTTTATCAAATAGATTACCCTAATTATGAAGTAATTCTCATCGATAACAATTCCAGTGATAATTCTATAACAAAGATCAGAGAATACTGCGCAGGTAACATAAAAGTAGAATCCCCTTTCTTCCAGTATAATCCAGAAAATAAACCTATAACCATTACAGAGTACACTAATAACAAACTTAAATCCGTAGACAAATTAGATGAAAATTTTCAGAATTTATCTTGTACTAAACTAACTTTAATAAAAAATGATAAAAATTACGGTTTTACGGAAGGTAATAATATTGGAATAAGATTTGCACTTGATAAGTTAAATTCAGATTATATCTTACTTTTAAACAATGATACTGTAGTGGACAAAGAATTTTTAAGAAAAATGGTAAATACAGGAAATAATAACCCTGAAATTGGAATTCTTGGATCTGCAATATACTGGTACAACAATAGAAATATGATCCAATCTGCTGGTGCAAACTTATCCTTTAAAACTGGAAAACAGTATATTTTAGGCAGGAATCAAA
The Methanobacterium bryantii genome window above contains:
- a CDS encoding flippase → MKFIKNVLLTFSVQLIAVILGIIISVILARTLGPEKVGIYSIVILIFTLLSTFGNLGIAISNTYYGVKKRYTWSEIASNSLISSFLLGIIILAALLLFYYFNPSPFENLDPGLLLIASITMPFILLMLYFQNILLGQNRIEEYNFTNITQSIIYLSLIVILILVVHGDLGAVIASWTVSYVTASIIPVILVYRSTKFKLHFNLNLFSKSVKFGLQSYLGNVIQFFNYRIDMFLIEILLNFTSVGYYSISVGLAESLWYLPSAVGTMVFARTPGLSEKERNKSTPQVCRNTLFVTIILATVLFFTGKYIILILFGLQYLPALTPLWALIPGIIALSICKVLSNEITGRGKPLIITYASVISLIVNIPLNIIFIPQMGITGSALASSISYTAATLIVLAKFIKISNSTISETLIIKKQDIKLYNEFLLKIGEVVQIRFKKLFQNINSYFI
- a CDS encoding asparagine synthetase B family protein codes for the protein MPGLLGFIHKNSIKETNENIIEKMIDSIMHESFYKVDKYINSSFELARVHLDTFNPEKQPVFNSDGSLCIFFDGKIYDYNEDMEKLEYDGYRFKYKNDAEYCLYSFEKYGKEFVKKLNGSFVFIILDLKKEKLFIFNDRYGLRPLYYFFRETFIFASEVKAILEYPQLKKKLKYESVIDWFNFSTILGDRTFFEDIYLLPPASIMVYDGKDLSIDQYWDYDYEPDYSKSEDEFIEELISTMKNAVETRMENDYSYGLSLSGGLDSRVILAAMDIDKRKEVILFTFGPEDCDEAKIAKKVSKKVGLNINTLDITPEMIIENAQNMVYYSDGLVYIGYSYIIPLFKIMKDKIDVIFDGLALDLTLGGSYLGSLLDKKMINSESNVNILNLLVEITTLFNDHELDELLIKGYNDYKSLDSFKKEFNRINEKDKANHSDIFLLKNRVRRYVLMSHVLIRTIMENSVPTYDNNLMELISKIPPESRFYHRLYRKFLIKLSPELSKIHYNLTMVRADYPLILWALGSYYHLKKEGLKMLINRLFPGKIFLPNKRGYLNFSQWFRVNENWKNYFKELLLTEKTVSKKYLNQKYIQKLISEHEKGEGDNALKILHIASFEIFLRLFFGEGS
- a CDS encoding flippase, producing MNETKKFVFDVGVTFLATMLITIIGFVLSIFLARYLGPGDLGVYREALTFNSIATLICAIGIPPAMIKYLAEYKDDKFKIDQYTSSSIITCIILGIIFIFLFYFSSGLIAYVFKMPKLEILIKILVFSFPFTLLNNVLLSFLNGLRKMKLYGIGIIVQNIAMTIITVFFVYNGWGSTGAVIGILVSSIILSIFLITCCRNYFEFTFKLYKETTKILLNYGARILSTSALNEINNQMDIILVGILLISSSVGFYSVAVGLSNFFWIIPLSIQKITYPATSEYWGKNNKTAINTMMDKTMKYSTVILVFLGLMVGFFATDIINILYKSNYLYAVIPLQILLIGTVIRGSIAQPISGALISIGKANLTFKITALMMSINVILDIILIPHFDIMGAAISSMISLSGGAFLNLFFTVKHLSIKVDVNWFLKMMGVVIFALILFKAGTLFLSTVIVGSIILTLYLIGIFKIFITEEDVYIFKSLINSAIYRR
- a CDS encoding glycosyltransferase — protein: MKVLIIHYKHGAVVGTIRMGGLIKYLPYFGWEPIVLTNKPSPELNKFKVVTVPYDDSYYIKKLPGLLKNVNENSNLVIKIIRYLWDAFFLYPDIQKYWYYPAMQAADDLLKNQDVDVIVSSFPPVTPHSIAKSLKEKHGIPWVADMRDLWTQYSYYSYSNFFPRKLLEKRLEIKTLTKANCLIIVSKPLAKILRKLHKAHEDIFIIPNGFDPENVNPGIPLTEKFSITYAGGLWNGKRDPGILFDAIKQLNLENKINITDFEINFFGPDEDLLREMVEKHDIVDIVNIHGPIPRDEVIKREWRSQMLLLLMWDNPHEEGVFTGKIFEYLASKRPIISIGYKGGVVDELLAKTSAGTSLNDIDEIKEEIFRAYSEFKSSGKVSYNGISEEIDKYSHKEMAKRFSDVFNIIIKKN
- a CDS encoding class I SAM-dependent methyltransferase, which translates into the protein MNCKICNNSQNNKIYKIKEMMFNSGESFEYLECSHCGCLQITHVPPNIEKYYSGKYYSFKRNYNKFLKHTLTTKRDEYALFKKNFLGKLLYKRYPHDLLFNIGKCNLKYDSKILDVGCGSGNLLYSLKNAGFGNLVGIDPYLKKEITSPRLKIVKKEIQEMSEKFDLIIFSHSLEHMDKHAEIIQKISNILNDGGYCIVSMPLKTDYIWDLYGTNWVQIDAPRHILIHSFKSFSTIIKNANLNVKSVEFNSNEFLFWGSEQYKRNIHLEAENSYANNPKGSIFTGKQIKEFKDNADNLNKRNSGDQAIFILEQ